The region aTCAACtctgtatataaaacacaaatcaCACAACTGTATAAAACCACACACACATCACACaactatataaaactatatagatGACCGACCTGGTGCCCTCGTATGACAGTGACACGTTCTTCAGACACGTCACATGTTCCCATTCATCCAACTCTATCCTCGTGTTGGGTATGACTTCCCATGACACCGGTGAGAACAGCATTATGGAGAAGCGCTCCATCATGGGATATGGAAACCTGCAGCATGtaaattaatcatacaaaaatcaatattataaatcatgtttgataataatgatTGATTGGTGTATgggatgtgtgtgtgtgtcagtGATGGTAGTGTGTGGgatgtatattgtaaataatttaattaatttaaataattcaagaaCTTAGACAAATACTCATAGCAGAGATACTTTATAGTATCGTTGTATCTATTGATGGTGCCATCTAAATGatgtaaattttcttacaaaaccAACCTGTCGCCTTTGTTTTCGTTAGATTTCTCTTTATCCTCTCCGTTGAACTTATAATAGGAGTGCGTCGACTGGGACACCGACGACACCAGGCAGTACGTCCTCGACTCCAGGTGGAATGTCACAGAGTGGGGTGTTTCACGCAAAGGAACCTTTCTAACCGCCCACGACGCCTCGAAAGACAGATGCGTTGGTAGCGCACAGATACGCAACGAACCCTGAAGAGGAATGGCGGGTGATTCACTTATAACATATTCACGAATACATATGAGGGTAGATTTTAATAGGTTGATTTTatgatcataataaaaaagtgttaatagtctatgtatgtaatatagcTTATTTAAGGGTTAtccaatttttaattatatcaataatacagGTTCAATCACCTTGTCGTTAAAATACATGAAGCCCTGGGGACAGTTGGTGTTGTTGAATGATGCGAAGGTCGCTGCGTTGTCGGATAAAGGATGTATGCGGAGTTCGCCTCGAGATCCCAGCACTAGCATATAAGGGGTCCGACCGCATACAAACACACCGCTGTAACCGCCGACGTTCcctgaaaataaattagtatattaAACATCACCAGCCTACCGGAGcgcactgctgagcaaaggcctcttctcacatggagaaggttagagcattaatcaccacgcttgctcaagacggggtggcgatttcaatcttataatttgtaattataagaccaggtttcctcacgatgttttccttcaccgtctgtcagtggtgtctaaatactcttagaaagcacatatgactcggaaaagatcacattggtactcgccaggtttcgaacctgcGTCCTCACGTgtgaggcgggcctttaacctccaggccgcCGCGACTCACCTCACTCACTCGggagtatatttatatcatgacATAAACATTGCCAATATCAACATAATGTATTCCCACTTGAATCAAAAAAACAGTTACAATATTCAAagatcattaattattactacttcaatcaataaatttaataccaggtttcgaacccgttgcttaaaaataaaacactgtaCGTATACTAACATTCGAGCTATAGAGTCCCGTATATTCATACTTACCAAAATACCTCAGCTGCCTGACCCCCTCCCGCAGCGTGGACGCTTCGTAGCTTTCCTCCGGACACGACACGACGCCGCTACGATAACCGAACGGAAACGACAACGACATACGAGAGAAACGCATCCGAAGGTTACCCCTGGGATACTTGTAGgcctgaaaaatatatattttgtaaataattagaGCTTACTCAGAATAgtctaaaatatatgacaggagcaattaattcataatatttttttaatcgcccggtaaagatatattaaatttgtaatttatcattaaatttttaataatttattttctaataaacatgaaatatacatttttattactggatttatttaatttatacgagcatttgtttagaattatttttatagaatatctCAATGGACCCTCTACTATACTACTGCTGGTACTTCTATACTACTACAGACCTGATATATCATCAGCTGGTCGTCATCACACCTCAGCAACATGAGAACCCTCGACCCCTTATGTCCCAGGCCGACGACTAGGATTTCTTGAAGTCTCTCCGCGTTACTACTATGCCCTGTATTGAATTCGTCTTCATCCGTTTGGTTCGGTATAGGAACGGACTCTAAGCTGTCAGCTAAAATCTggtgaattaataaaaatataagtaactatgtataatacatagggattattaagtaaaatatacagggcattaacataatataacgTGACACTATAGGAAACAAAATTAGCAAATAACTCTCCTACAAGGACGCGATAGTTCAATTAGCAAGGAGGTTGAGATGGACAGTAATAGTCGTGGGTTCGTTTTAGGTtttgataacatattttttttttaaattgctatCAGTTTAGCTCTATGAACTGTTTATAatactgtattttatatgaatgttatacaaatttaattaaatatagttcaaACATGGaccgacaaaaaaaaatttaagcataAATGTCATCACCTTTATAAAATTCCCTAATAATCGTtctcattgaaaataatacataatatttcgaTTGAAAATTATCAAAGATGCTACGTGCGATGTTAGAATCATCACTGATCACGTCaacctgaaataaaaatcctaAGTCTGTGTACACActgtgtaaattaataattatttaatatataaaaattctctaTATgggataataaatattcataacaataaaagtatgtaaaatatgaaattatatatatatagtaaagaaattctcaaaaaaaagtattttaagtgTTAATATTGTGTTAGCAATTAATGTTAATGCTTATTTAAGCATATTAATctgtaagtaatttattttattgtaaaatctcATTGTCAAATTGTCAAATGTCATATTGttatttgctttttaaaattggaaCGAAATtcctatgtatgtatatgagaATGCCACCTACCCTTTCACCAGCACAGACATCCCTAACGAGGaagcttagtttcatttccGGTAGCGAATATATCTCGAGGTTGCCGTTATCTCGCACCACGAACAACCAATACGTAACCCTAACATCCGCCAATAGGCGGCGCCACCAGCGACTCACGCGCCGGGGAACTCCCATAGTGTGAGACTGCTCGGCTAACATTATCTGttggaaatttatatatatattagatttaatttcatatatattcatgAACCACCAGCTTTCAAGACTTCAACTGCTAgagataagtattttattttttataatttcagttagtataaatttcttaaagtgCCAGCCATTGAAAGTTGCATCGAAATCGGTTCAGCCGTGTCGGATATAGACtggaaaaattgtatttaaatatatattacttatacaaatactattatatttagcaaacattcaaaataaatgtattttaatgacaaaaatCGCATAAATTCAGCAACTCTTATATATTACTCTAGTTTAGCTATTAGATTTTGGACAAGACATATATACtctacattcatatatataatttcaccTTTAAAAAtctaactaattaaaaaaaaaacattaactgCATAAAtagtttacatataattaaatatgacacCGGTCCAAATGATATGTCTCAAAAAATTATGCTCAgaaactagtatatatatatatactagtttctatatatatctatatatagtatatagagCTGAATCACTCACACTAGCCATGGACGCTGGCGTCTGATCTCCTCCATACAGTAACTCATCTTCATCGTTCAATTCATACACTGTGTCCGCCTTGAAACCTTCAGCCttgatatttttctctttcatTTTACCCGTGAACTCACCTTTGACCTGGAAAATATCAACAATAATCGATACAATCTAAACTggttagcaattttttttatcacagataatacaaaaaataatctgtAATACAGTCTAAAGTATATAcggacatattaaaaaaatattatttacataaataaattttgtgttataatatatttcacctGTATGTTGTCGTCTGTGCTGGTGAATAACCCACTGAGATCTCTGTAAGGAACGGCTTTCAGTAAGGCCGGTCTGTGAGGCACCGCCTGTCTCGTTGGCGCGAGCCGAGCTGActgtaataaatgaaacattatatacatgtGAAGGGAAACTTCGTAATGTCGAAATGACATTAGGTAGGGGTAGAAATCAATTTTTAGTTGACTCGTATTGTTTGTTCAAGACCAACTTTATAAGCATTGCTTACATTCACTATTGACCCACCCTTACTATCGCTCCGTCTCTTTCTATCCCCTTCTCCAAACGTTAAACGCAACCCTGTTGGAAGTCACATTAGAAGTTTCCCTTCAATTGTTGTTCAAATCttttaacacacacacacacacacacactacgTAGATATCCCCACCACCAAACAAAAGTCCTTCACAGACCACACACACAAGCATACTAATATACATAGTCATCTAACACACACATTTACATATACCCCTACCTCTGTACTCGATATACGTACTATGTACttgtaaaacaaacattaagaAATTGCACTACATACATGAAACAGATAAACCTATACtgttatattctttaatatattaattgatatatattaattgatatatatttgatatatattaattgatatatatatatctttaatatatatatatatacatgtatatacatgtataaattCAAAGACAAACCCACTATATACccgtgaaaatatattaaatcccTATATGTAGTTCAATAAAACTTGGATATAAATTtcgtaatatgtattattctaAGCAGCAAGACTGAATGACGGAACCTAATGTAGTATGATGATCTAACTACATTGTACTTGACATATTATTGAACAATACTGAGCAAGTATATAACACACAACACTATACAAATGACATTTTCAAACATTCACACAATCATACATATGCCACGTGTGGTGTACCAACCGTGGCGTCCCTGGCCCGCAGCTCCCTGAGCGCGAGCACCAGCGCCCGGCCGCAAGTGGACACCACACACAGGTAGGGGTCGGCGGTGCACGCGCTGCGGGCCGTCCACTCTAACGTGATAGACTGAACCAACACGCCATCTGGTGGACGGAGACGccgttcaaaataattattacgaatGCAAGTGTTGGAATAATGTGTGATGTGATGTGATGTGAATCTTGTAtgctattgaattatatagtAAACATATATTGGTATTATGAAATAGCTGAGTAAACTATTTGTCCGATAGGaacagtgttttttttttgagcgACTCGCTATACTGGCGCCTCAGGTCATTCATCCATTGAGATGATCTTAGCAGCCGAATGTCCGATCAAAttgagatttattttgttttatagccTTGTTATCTGGGATGGattttgtcaattttttttttatcggacCACCAATTTCAATTTATGAGGTCGGAACACGGACCCATGTCCAAAAAAcgagaaaaatatacaaaagtcCCCCTCTTACCTATcacatatgttaataaaaatgaataaaaatcttaatccAGGAACAGCcaaaagttttgtttgttatatcaGTTATCTGCCAGGTAAAGTCCTATCAAAAACCGCAATCTATGTCAGACATTAGGcggaacagacagacagacaggaCATTTAGTGTAACCGTATTTATACCATGTGcttattacaaacagacaaaacgattttaattattcgtaCCAACTGAAatggttatatttataatattatattgatatatttatacattttaaaaatcacttGTTTGAGGCACAGTTTCAGAttcgatttttaatattcagcgTTGCTTACAATAATATCCTACAATATGGCTGAAGCCAGTTATAGTTTTCAAGTACAAGTCCATACTCAAATGTTgcttacaaaataacaatggttcagtattatgattaattataatcggtcatgaaaataattctaaggattatagtatattataattagcacggcacagatggcgccacttgtaacactCACTTCTCACAAGTCTTATAGCTGTTGTGGTAACTTGGACCATGAACCTGTTGTTCCCTAAGTTACCCGCGAACACCGTGGGGGCGCTCGTCATGAAACCAGAATTATCCACTTCGTTTATTTCCTGGCCGGTTTGAAGAATCTgcgtatattaataaaaaaaaattaataaaaaaaaaaacaaataataatagagtcaacgagatctaagactaaattttaatttaaatacaactaaTATTATCAGATTACTACACGTTTTACAAGACATTTTTATCtcgttgctgcaaagtaagcGAAACGTCCTcgagtatataataaaaaaatattacttttatttaaataaaagagtttttattgtttgataaatCATGAGGGTAGTTTGTAATACGGTTTCCTGGGTAATTTTCGTATTATGTATCatacgttatatataatactattactgttggaacatttttaacaaatattttcaataatatagaGTTAAAAAATGTGCTCTTCAAAATTACtgcatttaaagtaatattttctgaccaaaaaaaaatcgacatataaatatatgaagcgaacatttaagtttttaagataattgAGCGAAATTATGAAAgtggaatttaaaaagattttattaaggaaattgtaattaatgtaattgttgttttatatatatatgtatatatatatataaaacaatgtattcgaaatataaaattatatatctgttCGAGTGTTTAACtcttaataatcattttaacgTTCTCGACGTCTGGTTAAGtcgaatatattttctctaCTCACCATACTCGAGTCTTCCTGTGTCAGTATCAAGTAAGCATGGCTGCCTTCCATATCTTTGTGGGCTTCTCTATTGACTTCCGTCGCCTCTCCGATCACAGTCCACATATCTATACAGCCTGAAacaaaatacacacacacacatatatatatatagggtaGTTGGAGACGCAAATAGTATGAAagacgtttttaaaatatacgattaatatctttttactatagaattagaAAAGGccttattacataattttaaaattatatatatatctagagagagagagagagagatatTATATAGGTGATAGGACCTAGCTAAGGTCAAATTACTACAAGGGGACTACTACTCGAACAAGGGGACGTACCACCCTCGCAGAAGCTCTATCTGATGGTGTTCTGACCTGGTAGATCGAAGGCAGTGAGTAGCTGCGGTGTGAGCGACCGTTGTAACACAGCCAAAGCTCCGTTCTTCCCTCGTCCGCTGCACGCGACCATTTCGAGGGCCGGCCTCGACCTCCTCCCCGCTCCCTCCTCGGACACCAACTGGAGCTCCCCCATGGACACGTCGCCGATAGGACATATGTTCAACAGGGAATCGCATACCTTTCAATACAAAAGTACGTAATGACATCTAAGActatcgcgagtattcatttaaatgaaactaatattttgtaatattttagttttttaaaataataaaatacgaaaatacgttttattcGTTATGGTGCTCtcacaaaaaatatggaaaaagaaaatttataatgacacCGTCGttctaaactattatttatacaatcatTATTCATCGACATTCTCTTAGAGCACCATATATTATGACGAATAACAACTGTACAGTGATTTAACATATATGCGAAGCGTTTTgttcatacacatatatatatatactgaccTCGAACACATAGCTGGTGAGCTGGGTGGAGGTCCGTATGTCAGAACCGTACACCTCCAGCTCGTCCTTGTCCGATATTTCCACCACATTGGTGGCGACACAGTCGCTTATGGTGTCCAAACGACGCTTCTTCGCTTGCGGATCTAACATTTCTTTTTGGGGTTCCTTCGGCAATGGTTCTTTATCTTTATCTGTAaacattatatcatatattcactaacatttaaatgaaactatagtGAAACACGTTATTCGCAACAGACtaacttcttttttttttttttgtcatagaCCAACACACAGTTTCTACAAAATGATAAGAGATGGCGCTACCATTCgctaattacatattttgatacaCATTATTACAGAAACTAacattattcggatatactaggcgtgctttatttttgtaaataaactacgtactcccgacgtttcggttactttccatcagccgtgatcacgggcagaccgGATgcatatattaactattttataacaaaatggcgGACATATTTTTGGAATCACCTCCAAAGATAATTTGTGTACTTTCATAATCTCGGGTCGGTGCAAAATTGATGCTTAATGGCTTAGCTGGTGAAGCAACTGTAACGCGCTATTAATGGGTCGCAAGTTCGAATCGATTTCTTtctatttatgatataataaaaaaggctCAAGATAGCGATATAATAAATCTCTTCCCGGAACAATaagatcaatattaataacatacaagTAAACACAAACCGGTTTCGGACAGCGTAAGGTCGACCGTAGCTTCTAAAGGCTTGTCCACGGAGAACAACATTCTATTTTCCCTCTCGGTCACTCTCAATAGCAAAGAATTTCCAAGTCTCGATCCAAGAAATAGAAAATCTTCTTCGATCACACACATCTGGaacgataatatataaaagttttgtttaatttatagaaaaaaaaatcattttgttattgaaaaataaaaagtcctCAGAAAATGAACGAATAACACTAAATtcgcataaaaataatttacaattaaacaatataaagctAACATTGTTCCTGCGTTTATACTCTTACCACTAGTTTGTATTCAAACTGAAATCTTAACACataataaaactgtaaacTGTTTTCCTTATTTACATTGCTGAACTGAACTGAAACTTGTTTTTCAGTTCCATCATGCTCAACTGAACTGAAGACTGTGTTTCAGTTTAATCATGCTCAACTGAACTGTAGACTGTATTTCAGTTTAATCATGCTCAACTGATCTGTAGactttatttcagtttaatcATGCGCAACTGAACTGTAGActgtatttcactttaatcATGCTCAACTGAACTGAAGACTGTGTTTCAGTTTAATCATGCTCAACTGAACTGTAGACTGTATTTCAGTTTAATCATGCTCAACTGATCTGTAGactttatttcagtttaatcATGCGCAACTGAACTGTAGActgtatttcactttaatcATGCTCGACTGAACTGTAAactattttagtattaatcTAAATTCGCTGATAAGTTATCAATAAACTCACACAGGACGTCAACACAGACGCTGCGGCGCGGTCCAGGTGAAAGCTCCGTACACTCCTCACGGAGTCCGATAGTAAGGTCAACACGTACAGTTGACCACCCTTGAGGGCGAGCGACAATCGAGTATCACCTAGAGCTACCACTCTAGCGCCGTCCAGCGTTATACAGACGCCTTCTTGAATACctggaaatttatatatatatttagggaccacacatttatttaatttaaaccgaACCTTTAAATTCCCGAACGCAAACGAAGTGACGTTAAAGCTatgacatttgttttgttcacttttacgcgggaaaATATGTGCCGATGCGATTTGTGTCctagtaaattgaatttaaattattaaacgtgTTTTGATttgagataattattattttgttctagttaaggttt is a window of Danaus plexippus chromosome 22 unlocalized genomic scaffold, MEX_DaPlex mxdp_27, whole genome shotgun sequence DNA encoding:
- the LOC116773452 gene encoding cleavage and polyadenylation specificity factor subunit 1, with product MFSICRQTHPATGIEHAISCCFFNNDEVCLITAGANIIKVFRLLPEGHAKEVNAAGQPIPPKMKLECLASYTLWGNVMSIASVKCPSAGRDLLLVSFKEAKLSVVQYDPQVNNLITLSMHYFEEDDMKGGWTTHPHIPWIRVDPEFRCAVMLLYGRKLAVLPFRKDITSEEGDPLEAKPLDCKKNQPIQTISRAPTLASYVIILKELDEKIDNILDIQFLYGYYEPTLLLLYEPVRTFAGRTAVRNDTCAMAGVSLNMSARVHPVIWSIGGLPFDCIQAVPIQKPLGGCLIMAVNSLIYLNQSVPPYGVSLNSIATHTTNFPLRIQEGVCITLDGARVVALGDTRLSLALKGGQLYVLTLLSDSVRSVRSFHLDRAAASVLTSCMCVIEEDFLFLGSRLGNSLLLRVTERENRMLFSVDKPLEATVDLTLSETDKDKEPLPKEPQKEMLDPQAKKRRLDTISDCVATNVVEISDKDELEVYGSDIRTSTQLTSYVFEVCDSLLNICPIGDVSMGELQLVSEEGAGRRSRPALEMVACSGRGKNGALAVLQRSLTPQLLTAFDLPGCIDMWTVIGEATEVNREAHKDMEGSHAYLILTQEDSSMILQTGQEINEVDNSGFMTSAPTVFAGNLGNNRFMVQVTTTAIRLVRNGVLVQSITLEWTARSACTADPYLCVVSTCGRALVLALRELRARDATSARLAPTRQAVPHRPALLKAVPYRDLSGLFTSTDDNIQVKGEFTGKMKEKNIKAEGFKADTVYELNDEDELLYGGDQTPASMASIMLAEQSHTMGVPRRVSRWWRRLLADVRVTYWLFVVRDNGNLEIYSLPEMKLSFLVRDVCAGERILADSLESVPIPNQTDEDEFNTGHSSNAERLQEILVVGLGHKGSRVLMLLRCDDDQLMIYQAYKYPRGNLRMRFSRMSLSFPFGYRSGVVSCPEESYEASTLREGVRQLRYFGNVGGYSGVFVCGRTPYMLVLGSRGELRIHPLSDNAATFASFNNTNCPQGFMYFNDKGSLRICALPTHLSFEASWAVRKVPLRETPHSVTFHLESRTYCLVSSVSQSTHSYYKFNGEDKEKSNENKGDRFPYPMMERFSIMLFSPVSWEVIPNTRIELDEWEHVTCLKNVSLSYEGTRSGLRGYIAIGTNYNYGEDITSRGRILIYDIIDVVPEPGQPLTKNRFKEIYAKEQKGPVTALTQVLGFLISAVGQKIYLWQLKDNDLVGVAFIDTQIYVHRMLAVKNLILVADVYKSISLLRYQHQHRTLSLVSRDLRTAQIYDMQFMIDNTSLGFLVSESEGNFAMYMHQPQARESYGGQRLIRKCDYHLGQRVHAMFRLAARGERQTHVTMFTTLDGGVGYVLPVSEKVYRRLLMLQNVINNYCCHLAGLNPKAYRTYKVSRRALCGGAARGVLDGDLVSLYTSMPRTEQQDIARKIGTKVEEIMSDLYEIDRQTAHF